Proteins from one Gossypium raimondii isolate GPD5lz chromosome 8, ASM2569854v1, whole genome shotgun sequence genomic window:
- the LOC128042964 gene encoding uncharacterized protein LOC128042964 yields the protein MAEYEACIMGLCAAIEKKIKILEVHGDSALVIYQICGDWEVRDPKLVKYHDLIAKLVKEFREVTFNYFPREENQLADALATLASMFKANRETEIMPIQMSIYETPAHCFSIDEESDGRPWFHDILEYIKNQMYPEQANENDKRTIRRIAIEFVLDGDILYKRGKDQVFMRCVDTVEARKILEKVHE from the coding sequence ATGGcagagtatgaagcttgcatcatgggactTTGTGCAGCTATcgagaagaaaatcaaaatattagaaGTACACGGGGACTCAGCATTAgtcatttatcaaatttgtggAGATTGGGAAGTGAGAGATCCAAAATTAGTCAAGTATCACGATCTCATTGCGAAATTGGTCAAAGAATTCAGAGAAGTGACTTTTAACTACTTTCCACGAGAAGAGAACCAACTGGCTGATGCCCTAGCCACCTTGGCTTCGATGTTCAAGGCAAACAGAGAAACTGAGATAATGCCCATCCAAATGAGTATATATGAGACCCCTGCACACTGTTTTAGTATTGATGAGGAGTCAGATGGACGACCATGGTTCCATGATATCTTGGAGTATATCAAGAATCAAATGTACCCCGAGCAAGCAAAcgagaatgacaaaagaacaatcAGGAGAATAGCGATTGAATTTGTTCTTGACGGGGATATTCTatacaaaagaggaaaagatcaaGTGTTCATGAGGTGCGTGGACACTGTTGAAGCTAGAAAGATACTTGAAAAGGTTCATGAATGA
- the LOC105790451 gene encoding protein TRANSPORT INHIBITOR RESPONSE 1: MPKRLASSLSDEVLEHVFSFIQSDKDRNVVSAVCKSWYEIERWCRRKIFVGNCYAVSPKMVIRRFPQVRSIELKGKPHFADFNFVPDGWGGYVLPWITEMAGAYPWLDEIRLKRMVVTDESLELIAKSFKDFKVLVLASCEGFSTDGLAAIAASCKNLRELDLRESEVDDSSVHWLSHFPETYTSMVSLNISCLGSGEVSFSALERLVSRCPNLRSLKLNRAVPLDKTANILRLAPQLVEFSTCTYSAELRSDVFSNLAGAFSNCKELRSLSGFWDVVPDYLPAIYSVCSRLTSLNLSYATIQSPDLIKLVSHCPSLQRLLVLDYIEDSGLEALASNCKDLQELRVFPSDPFDAEPNASLTEQGLVAVSLGCPKLQSVLYFCRRMSNAALVTIAQNRPNLTRFRLCIIEPNTADYLTGEPFDVGFGAIVEHCKDLIRLSLSGLLTDCVFEYIGKYAKKLEMLSVAFAGDSDLGLHHVLSGCESLRKLEIRDCPFGDKALLTNAAKLETMRSLWMSSCSVSFEACKLLSQKMPRLNVEVIDERGPPDSRPENYTVDKLYIYRSVAGPRFDMPPFVWTKDEDLALRLSP; encoded by the exons aTGCCGAAGAGATTAGCGTCTTCGCTCTCAGATGAGGTGCTGGAGCATGTATTCTCGTTCATACAATCGGATAAGGATCGGAACGTGGTATCGGCAGTGTGTAAATCGTGGTACGAGATCGAGCGGTGGTGTCGGAGGAAGATATTCGTCGGGAACTGTTATGCTGTGAGCCCTAAGATGGTGATCAGACGGTTCCCGCAAGTTAGATCCATTGAGTTGAAAGGGAAACCGCACTTCGCTGACTTCAATTTCGTACCGGACGGCTGGGGCGGTTACGTTTTGCCATGGATTACGGAGATGGCTGGCGCTTACCCTTGGCTCGACGAGATTCGGCTTAAACGGATGGTCGTCACGGATGAAAGCTTGGAGCTTATTGCTAAGTCATTTAAGGATTTCAAAGTATTGGTGCTTGCTTCTTGTGAAGGGTTTTCAACTGATGGACTTGCTGCCATTGCTGCTAGTTGCAA GAACCTGAGAGAGCTGGACTTGCGAGAAAGTGAAGTGGATGATTCAAGTGTGCATTGGCTCAGCCATTTTCCTGAGACATACACATCCATGGTGTCTCTTAACATTTCCTGTTTAGGATCTGGTGAAGTTAGTTTCTCGGCTTTGGAGCGCCTGGTCAGTAGATGTCCGAACCTCAGGTCCCTTAAACTCAACCGCGCTGTTCCCCTTGATAAGACTGCCAACATATTACGACTTGCACCGCAGCTGGTTGAATTCAGCACTTGCACCTATTCGGCTGAGCTACGTTCAGATGTCTTCTCAAACTTGGCTGGAGCTTTTTCTAATTGCAAGGAACTAAGGAGTTTGTCTGGGTTTTGGGATGTGGTTCCGGATTACCTTCCGGCTATTTACTCTGTCTGCTCTAGATTAACGTCACTGAACTTGAGTTACGCAACTATACAAAGCCCTGATCTCATCAAGCTTGTAAGCCACTGTCCGAGTTTGCAGCGCCTATTG GTACTTGATTATATTGAAGACAGTGGCCTTGAAGCACTTGCATCTAATTGCAAGGACCTGCAGGAATTACGGGTTTTTCCATCTGACCCGTTTGATGCCGAACCAAATGCATCCTTGACAGAACAGGGCCTTGTTGCTGTTTCTTTGGGTTGTCCTAAGTTACAATCAGTTTTGTACTTCTGCCGCAGAATGTCTAATGCAGCTCTAGTCACAATTGCTCAGAACCGTCCAAACTTGACCCGGTTTCGTCTTTGTATAATTGAGCCAAATACAGCTGATTACCTGACTGGAGAGCCATTTGATGTTGGTTTTGGAGCCATTGTTGAGCATTGCAAGGATCTCATACGGCTTTCCCTCTCTGGTCTCCTCACAGATTGCGTGTTTGAATATATTGGAAAATATGCAAAAAAGCTGGAAATGCTATCCGTGGCTTTTGCAGGAGATAGTGATTTGGGACTCCATCACGTGCTTTCAGGGTGTGAAAGCCTACGGAAACTAGAAATTAGGGACTGCCCCTTCGGAGACAAGGCTCTTTTGACCAATGCTGCAAAGCTGGAGACAATGCGATCCCTTTGGATGTCTTCCTGCTCCGTGAGTTTCGAAGCTTGTAAGCTGCTAAGTCAGAAGATGCCCAGGCTGAATGTTGAAGTTATAGATGAGAGGGGACCTCCTGATTCAAGACCCGAGAACTACACGGTCGATAAGCTCTATATCTACCGATCTGTGGCTGGGCCAAGGTTTGACATGCCTCCTTTTGTTTGGACGAAGGATGAAGATTTGGCTTTGAGGCTTTCTCCATAG